AGTGAGCGGCAACTCTGCGGTACTTTCGATATCTTGCTCTACTGGCCTATTTACTGAGCTATTTACTGGCCTATTACATTGCTCAGTAAGATGATCAGGCGCAGCGACAACCCCATCTGTAACTAAATCATTAACCAAGCTTAATTCCTGCGGCGATTCCGAGACCATACCTGCTTCAATCTCGTTTGATGATTCGGTGAACATAGCTGAACTTAATCTCTATATATATAGTTATTTGCTCTCTGGCGATCGCCCTCCTGCTAACGTTCCGTTTGGCAAACTAACGTTGACAGAGTCTAAACAGCTAACCAGTGCTAGTTTAGGCGATCGCTCCCCCCAGTGGCTAAAAATATTTAATGATTTCAAGACATCTAATAATAACTAAAGTAACAGTTACTTACTCCAGCTACCGTGATCCAAGTCTTAAGAACTTAATGCAATTAATTGGTGCGATCGGGTTGCTTCGTTTTTACTTAGCTCCCAGATCCGCTCACAACCTTAATTTTTCAGATCGCGTCCTTAGCGGTAATAAAAAAAGTCAGACCCATAATTTAATTTGGGCAACTAAATTCGACGATCCTTAATCATGAATTGATGATTAAAGGCATGATTCATATTCAATCGCAGTAACTAGGGCAAAATCTGTCCATTTTTAACAGATTTAAACCCATATCTACCGCATTAACTGAATATTTCAACTAATTACGAAGCTTTGAGCCAATTTGAATCAAGCGATATAACAAAGCCCGATCCAATAAAATTCCAGTCTTTCCCCCGTTCGCAATCAACCTGGACCAGTAGCAGCTCGGTGTATATAACGTATATAACACCAACAAAATATTAAACTGCCCAGGCTATACATATATATCTATTATGTCTATATATTTAGGCTTGTCCATTGCCGTAAATTATCGCCATAAATTATTGATTGCTAAGATAGAGTTTACCCACAATCACTAATTTTAATAACGCGATCGCCATATTTATCACTATTGCTGCAATATATAGCTGCAATATATATCTGACTCAGCAATTTCGGTTTTCCCTACTAAATGGTGCGATCGGGGGATTAACGGCTTTTAATAAATGTTTCATAATGTAAGAAGGATATAGATACGCAAGAAAGAAGCTATAAAGCCCTATGAATCCACGTCAAGCCACCATGCAGGCGATCGAAAAGCTAGATTATCGGGTCACTCCCGGTGATATTGCGGCTCAATCGGGTCTGAATCTGGAGATCGCCAATTCCCAACTGCTAAGCCTCGCCTCTGATACCAGCGCGCACATGCAAGTTTCCGAGGCCGGCGATCTGGCCTTTGAGTTCGATCGCAGTTTCAAAAATACGCTCCTGGCGCGATCGTTCAAATTGCGCTTGCAGGAATGGCTGAGCAAAGTTTGGAAATGGCTGTTTTATTTATTTCGGGTTTCGTTCGGCATTTTGCTAATTGTGGCGATCGTAATTGTGGTGTTGGCGATCATAGTGGCCTGGCAGGTACTCAGCCGAAGTGGGGACAACAACAATGGTGGTGGTCGTCGCCGCAGCAGTCGTGGTGGCGGTATGAATTTCTTTTTCTTCCCCCGCTTCTACCCCTGGGACTTCTGGGCAGTTTTTGATCCTAACTACTACCGCCCCTCCCGTCGTCGTGTCCGATCTGCTGAACAAGACGAAATGGGCTACCTGGAAAGTGTTTATTCATTCTTATTTGGCGATGGCGATCCGAACTATGACCTCGAAGAACGCAAGTGGCAATCGATCGCCTCGATCATTCGCAAACATGATGGCGTGGTTACGGCAGAGCAAATCACCCCTTTTCTAGGTGATATTGGCTTCAATGCTGAGGGTTATGAAGACTACATGGTACCAGTGTTAGCCAGGTTTAATGGTCAGCCCCATGTCAGTGATGAAGGTACTCTGGTCTATAGCTTCCCGGAATTGCAAACCGTGGCTTCGGAGCGGAAAAGCAACTCCAACCCAAAATATTTACAGGAAGAAAAGTGGCAGTTTAGTCAAGCTAGTTCTGGCAAAATCACCCTGATTGTGGTGATGGGTATTGCTTATCTAATTGGCACAGTTTATTTGGGTGTGCTGTTAGGCAATCCCGCCCTAGCAGGTGAACTAGCTGGCTATCTTGGATTTGTAGAAAGTATTTATGGCTTGCTGTTGGGCTATGCGGTGTTGTTCGTTAGTATCCCGGCAGTGCGCTATGTGGTGCTGCAATTCGTGAATAAACCGATCGAAAAACGTAATAATCTCCGCTATGCCAGATATCAGAAATTAATTGATCCGGCTCCAGAAGTGCAGCAAAAACTCGAATTCGCGCAGCAGTTTGCCAAGCAACAGCAGATTGTTGGTGCAGAGGGGATCGCCTACGATACCAAGCAGGAATTGCTAGCGCAGGAGTTTAATCAATTGCTCAATGGTTCTGGCACCACAGAGGACTAGTTTAGTTTGGCCAAGCGAAATCACCATTACGATCAGATCAACATAATTGAGATCAATATAATTATGATTAGCTCAATAGATTCGATCTAGTGCGAGATCCCCAACCAGTAAAGCGATCGCCCTTGCCTAACTAAAGTCATTCAGTCACCAATCAACCAGATAAGTCAAGCAATAATCATGCTAATATTCGGGAAACAGGTTAAACGAGAATAAAAACCTGATGATAACATTCCTGAGTAAATTGCTTGGCCTGGGGCTGCTGATTGTCGGCATGTATTTCCTGAGCAGGAATATAATTTTTACGATCGGCTATGGCCAATACTGGTGGGTCGATCTTTCTGCCGCATTTTCTGTCATAACCGCCATCATTGGGGTTACATGTATATTTTTCCTCAAGGGCCTAGCGGATTTTGGTTGGTGGCTGATTGGTTTGAGTATTATTTTTGTGTATTTCAGTAGTGGCGTGATATTGCGACCAACAAGCCTGTGGACTTTCCTGGTGGCGTTTGCCTGCTTTATGGCTGGGTTTAAGTTGTTGTTTTTGCCGAAAAGTTATTTTTAAATCACTAGGATATACAAAAACAATCGCAAGCCAAATTAATTCAGCATTTAGCAATTTTTTGATAAATTTAAGCTTCTCAAAATCTTATTACCTGGCCGGACTTAAGCCTTAGTTGCATAGCCAGGAATGTCACAATATAGACATGGGAAGAATCGATGCCTGTAGCTATTGTCAGTTTTTTGCCCGATCGCAACATCTGGTCTGTGCGCTCCACCCCAGCGGACCAGATGGCATAAGTTGTGCTGACTTTTCACCCACCGAGGCCGAACAGCAAATGCGCGAGCCAATTAAAAATCTCTTCGATCGCGGTGAACTCCAAAATCGTCCAGTCACCTCCCAGGACAAAGCCTACATTGATATTAAAAAACTAAATCAATTGCCCCTCGATCTCAGGATTAGAGTCTTGCGATGGGGGGTGAGGGTACGACGACCCTGGCGGATGTAGGGCAATCGCTGTTCATAGATCCGTAAAGCTGTCAAAGATCGGCCTGATTCAAGCGGGTCAAAATCTTGATCAACCATCAGCATCTTCTTTTACTTCTTTACAAGGCTAACTGGATCTAGAGACAATCTATATATAGTGCGATCGCCCGTGACTATTTATCATAATCCCCCTATAATTAGTGCTCATTAGTGCTTAATAAGTAACAAAGTAACAGCAAACTCAGCCAGCAAACGAGAATTAAAGTGAGGGGTGGCAAATGACCGATGGTTCAGTTAATCCTAATCCCGAAGAGGCCGTAACCAATAGCGAGAATGTATTGGCATTTCGTGGCGGCGATCGTAAATTTGATCAGGTTGATCCGGTCACGGGTGAGGTTTCGATCCCTGATATCTCTAATCAGCTTAACGATTTTAATGATCTTAATTTGCATGTCCCCAACCCAGAGGACGATCGGATCTCGGAGCATGATTTCAATACCTCGATCGAACTGGCCTGGCAGATCTGCGATCGCTTTGATCTACAAACTGACATCTGGCGGGGGCGAGTGCTCAAAGCAATGCGCGATCGGGAAAAAGTGGGTGGCGATGGGCGCGGTACCGGCTTTTTGAATTGGCTAAAGGATCACGAAATCACCAAAAGCCAGGCCTATGCGCTGATCACCCTAGCCAACAGTGCGGACTCCTTGCTAGAGGCCGGCAGCATCGAACCAGAGTCGGTGAATAACTTCAGCAAACGCGCCTTTGTGGAAACCGCCCAGGCATCGCCCGAGGTGCAGCAAATGGTCGGTGAGGCAGCCCGCAGTGGCGATCGGATTACCCGCCGCGAGGTCAAGCAATTAGCCGATGAATGGACAGCCATGACCTCGGAGCTGTTGCCAGAAAATTTGCGCCAAAAAGCCGCCGAAAACATTATCCCCACCCGCTATCTTGCGCCACTGGCTAAGGAAATGGCAAAATTGCCAGAAATTCATCGCACTTATTTACAAGAAGCGATCAGCGAAGATCCCGACATCGACAACCTCAAGCAGGTTACTGCCGAGGCCAAACGCTTAGCCAAATACCTCAGCGCCACCGCCGAACTCCAGGCGATCGCCGATGCTGATTTTGATCTCGAAGTTGCCCTGGATGAATCGTTGCGGTTGGGTTATTTAAAATCCACCGCCGATCTGGTTTCCCTGGCTGCCCAGGTAGAACAAACCGTGGCCAAGCTCTATACAATCTGGAAGCGGGTAAATAGCCTTAGCGATCAGCTTTATGTGGAAAGTGGCGCTAGTACGCCCCATTTGCGATCGTTACTCAAAGCGATCGAAGGCTTGTCGAGTAATCAAATTGCGGTGCGATTGGGGGCTGCGGATGCGGCTCGCACGATTAATATGCAAATCAGCGATGATGAAGGGGTAATTTAGAATTAAGAGGAGTTCTATAGAATTAAGGATCTTCAGAATTTCACAATCAGTAACAGCGTTTGCATCATCCTCGATTTGATCGCTGAAGCTTTCTATCCGTTCTGAACTATAGACTATAGATAGAATGATCGCATTCAGTTAACAATTACTGCCAATCATCACCATGACCACCGGGAATTTCGATCGCACGCAAGTTGAGCAGCTAGAGCAGTTTGCCCAGCAAAACCCTTCCGGCTATAAGCTGCGGGTAGCGTTGTTGGCAGTCCTGGGCTATGCCTACATCGCCACGATCGCGGTTCTGTTGCTGAGTTTGCTCTGGTTTTTACGCAATCTAATAGTAGGGCCAGGTGCTTCCGTCTCCAGCGATATCACCCTGATGATCTTTTTGATTGTGGTAGTGGTGCTGGGCATTGCTGGGGTTGGCATCTACAATCCCACCGGGGTAGAGATCAAACGTGATCAAGCACCCCAGTTGTTCATCGCGATCGATGAAATTTGTAGCAAGCTGAATACGCCCCCAGTCCACCGCGTAATCCTGGAAGATAATCTCAATGCTGGCATGTTGCAATTTCCGCGCCTGGGTGTGCTGGGCTGGGAAGAGAATTTCTTATTTATTGGCTTGCCATTGATGCAGGTCAATTCAGTGGATCAACTGCGATCGGTTTTAGCCCATGAGATCGCCCACCTGGCGGGCAGTCATTCTCGCTTTTCTAACTGGATTCACCACTTGCGCACGATCTGGTCGGAACATAATAAAAAAAGCCGATCGCCTTTGCTGACTCCTTTTTTTAAATGGTATTTGCCATTTTTTAATGCCTATACCTATGTACTCTCCCGCGCCAATGAATACGAAGCCGATCGCCATGCTGGCCAAATCACGGGCAGCGAGCATGATGCTCAATCATTGGTAAACCTCTACCTTTACACCTATCATTTACAGCGCATTTTCTGGCGCAACATCTACGCACAGGCCAAGGACTGGCGCGAACCACCCAAAGATCTGTTTACGCGGATGTTGCAATCGTTACGGCAACCGCTGCCAACCGAAAAAGCGCAGATATGGCTGGATCTCGCCCTGACTGGGCAAACCGATGCAGATGACACTCACCCCGCCCTGGCCGAGCGATTGGCCGCCCACAACTATATCCCCCAGATACCTGAACCATTAACCACCACAGCAGCAGAATATTATCTGGGTAGCGAATTACCAGCGATCGCCGCCAAGTTTGATCAGCGCTTCCAGAAATCGACCATTCCCCTGTGGCAGCAATTACACGCCACCGCCAAACAGCGCGCGAGTCGGTTAGAGCGATTTAAAACCAAAGCAGAAACTAATTCATTTTCGATCGATGAGTTGTGGTTATATGCCGAACTGGTGGGTAAATTGCACCAGGAAAAACAAGCATTGCAATTATGGCAAAACCTGCTGGAACGGCAACCTAATCATGCCCATGCCAATTATCATGTGGGCAAAATCTTGCTAGAGCAGGGCGATGAAGCGGGGGTGGCGCTCATGGAACAGGCGATCGCCCTGAGCTATCACTATGCCGTGAGTGGCAGTGAATTGTTACTTAAGTTCTATCGTCAGCTTGAACAGAGCGATCGCGCTACCTATTACTTGCAACAATACAAAGAGCAATGCCAGAAATTTGAGATTACAGCTAAAGCAAGACTAACGATCAAAGAAGAGGATCAATTTTTACCTCACCAACTCTCTGAGTTTATGCAGCGGCAACTCCACGAGCATCTAGCCCTCTATCCAGAAATAGCCAGAGCCTATTTAGTTCAAAAGCAGCCACAGCTCCTACCGGAACAGCCTTTATATCTATTAGTTCTGGTGCGCAGAATTGCCCGATCGTTGCAATCGCCCCAATCAACTGATCTACAAAGTAGCGATCCACGGGTCAGTTTCGATCGCTATGACCAACTTGTGGCAATCCTGAGCCAGACGATCGATTTTCCAGCGGAGCTTAAGATCGAAGTCCTGGCAGAAACCCAATCGCAAAAGTTGTGGCAAATGATTAAACGGGTTGATCAATCTTTGCTCTACCGAGTCTAGTGTTTGTTTGGGCAGGACATTGGGCAGAATCGATCAATGCCCTAATCTGGATTATCACTAGCGATACTAGCGACAATAGCGACACCAGCGAGAGGTTATCAAAACCTGACTTAATTAGACTGATGAAGACTGATAAAGGCTGATAAATATTACGACTAGTTAATTAGATCCAGGTTAATTAGTTAGAGTAAGAAGAAAGATAATTCGATCGCGTTCTGATTAGCCTTAACCGGCTTTTATAGGTAAGTCGATCGACTTTTCAGCGATCGCCACAACAGTAGAGTTTGGCAATCTGCTTGAGCCCACCATTAGATTTAGCCGCTGCCCTTGCATAAAAGACATGAAACCGCCAGTCGTCAAATGGTATCGCAGCTTAAGCTTCCAGGGAATATTAGGCTTGGTGTTGATCGCCATGTGGTTAGTGGGCGGGATTGTTCTGGTCATGCATACCAGGGGCAAAAAGCTAGTTTCAGGCGAGGCAGTCAAGCTAATCGAACAAACTGGCAATAATGCTGTAGCTGAGCTGCATGGTCGTGCCCTGGAGATCGAGGCACTAGCCCGCAGTCTCGCCGCAACCACCGAGGGATTGCCCCGGGAGCCCAGTCAATTCAAAAACATAGTGCCCCAACTACTTGATTTTCAGGGCGATCTGGATATTGCTGGCGGGGGAGTGTGGCCAGAGCCAGGCAAGTTTGCTGCCAATGTTGAAAGGCATAGCTTCTTTTGGGGCAGAAACAAAGATGGCAAGCTGCAATATTACGATGACTACAATCAACCAGGTCCCGGCTACCACCATGAAGAATGGTATGTGGCAGTTCGGCATAGCAATCCTGGCAATTGTGTCTGGAGCCGCTCCTATATGGACCCCTATTCCTATCAACCGATGGTGACCTGCACCGTGGCCACCTTCGATCGCCAGCAGCAATTTTCTGGCACAGTAACGGTTGATCTCAAACTAGAGGGCTTGCAGGCATTTGCAGCAGCAATTAGCCAAAAAACCGGTGGCTATGTGTTCATTCTCGATCGGGATAACAAATTTATTACCTTTCCGCAACTTGAACAGGTTAAGCGGTTTAATCCAGGCACCCAGGGCAATCACACCGAAGAATTTATTCTGGCCGCTGAATTTGCGAGCCGTGAGCCATTATTTGCCCCTCTCGCCCAGGCCGTTGAGCAGGTAAATCAAGAAATTATCGATCGGGCACAACAAATGCCTGAATATGAACCCACTGTAGCCCAGCAAATCGATCAAGATAGCTATCAAATTAATGCGGCCGAAGCGAAATTATTGGCAGCCACATTAATCGACCCATTGAACCTGAATTACAGCGATACCAAGCTCTATCGATCGCAAATCAACCTGGATCAAGATTTGTTGCTAGATGAACCAGCCAGAGCATTTATTTTTACAGTGCCTTCTTCTTACTGGAAGCTAGTTGTGGTCAAGCCGATCGCAGAGATCGATGCGGTGGCAAACGACATTATTGAGTTATTAATTTTATATGTAGTAGCCACAATCCTATTGGTTTTGTTTTTTGTTTATATTGCCCTCAATCGTTTCTTGATTTCGCCCCTATCTCATACCACTGATGCGGTAAGGCAGATGGGTGAGCTGGTGGCAAAAAAAGATTTCTCCCGAATTCAAGATGTCCAGATTGAATCCCCCGGCAAAGATGAGATCGGTCTATTAGCCAGGGTCTTTAACTTTCTCAGCACCCAGGTAGTGACCCAGCATAATCAACTCAAGCAAACTAATATTGAACTAGAATCGAGGGTAGCTCGGCGCACCAACGAATATCGGCAGGCATCGGAGGCAGCCGAATCTGCGAATTTAGCCAAAAGCGAATTTCTGGCCAACATGAGCCACGAATTGCGAACCCCCCTCAATGGCATCTTGGGCTATACCCAGATTTTGCAGCGATCGCAAACCATGACCGATAAAGAGCAGCATGGCATTAATGTGATCCACCATTGCGGTAATCATCTGCTCACCTTGATCAACGATGTGCTCGATCTGTCTAAAATTGAAGCCCGACGGATGGAGCTATTCCCCAAGCATTTTAATTTTCGATCTTTTCTACAAGGAGTAGTGGAAATATCGATGGTGCGGGCTGAGCAAAAGGGAATTAAATTGGTTTATGCTCCAGCACCAGACCTGCCGATCGCAGTGGTTGCCGATGAGAAACGCCTGCGGCAGGTATTGCTCAACCTGCTAGGCAACGCAATTAAATTCACCGATCAAGGAACAGTCACACTCACGGTTAGGCGGGTTGAACCTGATCATAAAAAGGGGCATCCCCCCGCCAACCAACAGCAGCAGGTTGACAATTTAAGCAGCGACCCGCCACCGATCGAATCTTACAAAGGTAATAGTAATAATACAGACCCGTTACCTGATAACGGCGATCGCCCTATTGTCAGCCAACTCCGCTTCCAAATCGAAGATACGGGCGTGGGCATGGGGACAGAGCAGCTAGAGACGATCTTTCTGCCCTTTGAGCAAGTTGGGGAATCAACACGCAAAGCAGAGGGAACAGGCCTAGGTCTTTCGATCAGCCTCAAAATTGTGGAAATGATGGGTAGCACAATTCAGGTTGCCAGCCAGATCGGCAAAGGCAGTCAGTTTTGGTTTGATTTAGATTTGGTCGAATTGCCAGGAGGACACAGTGAAATGAGCCTTAGTCAGCATGGCCTCATTTCCGGCTATGTCGGCCATAAACTCAAAATTATGGTGGTAGATGACAAGTGGGAAAATCGATCGGTAGTGACCAGTATGTTGGCACCGATTGGCTTTGAGATGCTAGAAGCGGAGAATGGTGAACAGGCCTTAGCGATCGCTTTGGCCAATAAACCAGATCTAATTATTACTGACTTAATGATGCCAGTGATGGACGGTTTTCAGCTCTTGAGCGCAGTGCGTCAATCTGAGCAACTAAGTTCGATTCAAGTGATTGTTTCTTCGGCCAGTGTGTTTGATGCCGATCAACAAAAAAGTCTTGATGCTGGAGCCGATGATTTTATCCCCAAACCAGTGCAATCAACCGAATTGCTTCAACAATTGCAATCCCATTTAGCCATTACATGGACATATACAGGATCTGGCGATCGTCAAGAGACAATAAAATTACAGCAACCGGACGGCTCATTCATAATTACAAATCTTGATAACTCTGACAATCTGGATATGATTGCACCTCAAGCCGAAGTGCTCGATCGCCTCTTTGAACTATCAGTACGAGGCAACTTTAAGGAAATCCAAAGAGAAGCCAGCAAAATTGAGCTGCTCAATCCCAGCTATGCCAATTTTTCGGCTCATCTAAACCATCTAGCGCAGAGCTTTAATCAAAAACAGATCCTTAAGTTCATCAGTTGGTATCGCAATCAAACCATGTGATCACTTGTTGAGCCCTTTGAGATACTAGGATTGCTAGGATTAGGAATATGCCCCAACCAAGGAAAGACATCATTCTGGCGATCGATGACAATACTATGAATATTGATGACAATACCACGAATATAGAAGTGCTGTCAGACTTCCTGGATGGCTTGGGCTATGAGGTATGGATATCCCTGGATGGCGAAGGAGCGCTCAAAATTCTGGCACATGATCAACCGGATCTGATTTTGCTAGACGTGTTAATGCCCCATGGCATAGATGGATTTGAGACTTGTTTACAGATCAAGACCAATCCACTCACCAAGCACATGCCGATCGTATTCATGACTGCGATGGCTGTTAAATGTCAATTACCAATTTCGACGGCGTCAATTACTTGGCAAATAGCGGATGTAAATGACGTGTGCAAATGACAACTAAAACTAAGCTGAAAGGAACTGCATATGTTGAACCTCAAGGAGCAGTAAGATTCGGATTGATAGCGATTATTATTTTTGCGAGCGCTCAACAGCGTTGCGTTTACGGAAACTATCAGCATGAATTTCAACAATGAGAGCATGATGAATG
The sequence above is a segment of the Pseudanabaena sp. PCC 7367 genome. Coding sequences within it:
- a CDS encoding response regulator; the encoded protein is MPQPRKDIILAIDDNTMNIDDNTTNIEVLSDFLDGLGYEVWISLDGEGALKILAHDQPDLILLDVLMPHGIDGFETCLQIKTNPLTKHMPIVFMTAMAVKCQLPISTASITWQIADVNDVCK
- a CDS encoding M48 family metallopeptidase, with the protein product MTTGNFDRTQVEQLEQFAQQNPSGYKLRVALLAVLGYAYIATIAVLLLSLLWFLRNLIVGPGASVSSDITLMIFLIVVVVLGIAGVGIYNPTGVEIKRDQAPQLFIAIDEICSKLNTPPVHRVILEDNLNAGMLQFPRLGVLGWEENFLFIGLPLMQVNSVDQLRSVLAHEIAHLAGSHSRFSNWIHHLRTIWSEHNKKSRSPLLTPFFKWYLPFFNAYTYVLSRANEYEADRHAGQITGSEHDAQSLVNLYLYTYHLQRIFWRNIYAQAKDWREPPKDLFTRMLQSLRQPLPTEKAQIWLDLALTGQTDADDTHPALAERLAAHNYIPQIPEPLTTTAAEYYLGSELPAIAAKFDQRFQKSTIPLWQQLHATAKQRASRLERFKTKAETNSFSIDELWLYAELVGKLHQEKQALQLWQNLLERQPNHAHANYHVGKILLEQGDEAGVALMEQAIALSYHYAVSGSELLLKFYRQLEQSDRATYYLQQYKEQCQKFEITAKARLTIKEEDQFLPHQLSEFMQRQLHEHLALYPEIARAYLVQKQPQLLPEQPLYLLVLVRRIARSLQSPQSTDLQSSDPRVSFDRYDQLVAILSQTIDFPAELKIEVLAETQSQKLWQMIKRVDQSLLYRV
- a CDS encoding hybrid sensor histidine kinase/response regulator — encoded protein: MKPPVVKWYRSLSFQGILGLVLIAMWLVGGIVLVMHTRGKKLVSGEAVKLIEQTGNNAVAELHGRALEIEALARSLAATTEGLPREPSQFKNIVPQLLDFQGDLDIAGGGVWPEPGKFAANVERHSFFWGRNKDGKLQYYDDYNQPGPGYHHEEWYVAVRHSNPGNCVWSRSYMDPYSYQPMVTCTVATFDRQQQFSGTVTVDLKLEGLQAFAAAISQKTGGYVFILDRDNKFITFPQLEQVKRFNPGTQGNHTEEFILAAEFASREPLFAPLAQAVEQVNQEIIDRAQQMPEYEPTVAQQIDQDSYQINAAEAKLLAATLIDPLNLNYSDTKLYRSQINLDQDLLLDEPARAFIFTVPSSYWKLVVVKPIAEIDAVANDIIELLILYVVATILLVLFFVYIALNRFLISPLSHTTDAVRQMGELVAKKDFSRIQDVQIESPGKDEIGLLARVFNFLSTQVVTQHNQLKQTNIELESRVARRTNEYRQASEAAESANLAKSEFLANMSHELRTPLNGILGYTQILQRSQTMTDKEQHGINVIHHCGNHLLTLINDVLDLSKIEARRMELFPKHFNFRSFLQGVVEISMVRAEQKGIKLVYAPAPDLPIAVVADEKRLRQVLLNLLGNAIKFTDQGTVTLTVRRVEPDHKKGHPPANQQQQVDNLSSDPPPIESYKGNSNNTDPLPDNGDRPIVSQLRFQIEDTGVGMGTEQLETIFLPFEQVGESTRKAEGTGLGLSISLKIVEMMGSTIQVASQIGKGSQFWFDLDLVELPGGHSEMSLSQHGLISGYVGHKLKIMVVDDKWENRSVVTSMLAPIGFEMLEAENGEQALAIALANKPDLIITDLMMPVMDGFQLLSAVRQSEQLSSIQVIVSSASVFDADQQKSLDAGADDFIPKPVQSTELLQQLQSHLAITWTYTGSGDRQETIKLQQPDGSFIITNLDNSDNLDMIAPQAEVLDRLFELSVRGNFKEIQREASKIELLNPSYANFSAHLNHLAQSFNQKQILKFISWYRNQTM